Proteins from one Staphylococcus sp. IVB6214 genomic window:
- the aroA gene encoding 3-phosphoshikimate 1-carboxyvinyltransferase, with protein MTTLIDIQGPLKGEVIVPGDKSMTHRAIILSSLAKGQSTIYQPLLGEDCLRTAEIFRLLGVSIAIQDDRIVIDSPGYKHFKTPHQVLYTGNSGTTTRLLAGLLGGVGIQSVLSGDFSIGKRPMGRILTPLQQMNIDISGVDGDYTPLIIQPSSVKGIHYQMPVASAQVKSAILFAGLFADEETVIDEIDLSRNHTETMFAHYGIPIETDSLQVSLPSRGIDHIEQADFYVPGDISSAAFFIVAGLMIPGSDITIHHVGINPTRDGILEVVKKMGGNLTIFNVTEGPEPTASIRVQYTPTLKSTEISGNLIPRCIDELPIIALLCTQAQGSSIIKNAEELKVKETNRIDTTANELNKLGLALEPTEDGLIIHPSSITKVAKLDSHTDHRIGMMLAIASILSQEKYHIERFDSVNVSFPGFLNVLKQLENEG; from the coding sequence ATGACAACATTGATTGACATACAAGGTCCGTTGAAAGGGGAAGTCATCGTTCCAGGCGATAAATCGATGACGCACCGTGCCATCATCCTATCTTCGTTAGCGAAAGGGCAATCTACCATTTATCAACCGCTGCTTGGGGAAGATTGTTTGCGCACAGCAGAAATTTTTCGATTACTTGGTGTGTCTATCGCTATTCAAGATGATCGCATTGTCATTGATTCGCCTGGCTATAAGCACTTTAAAACACCACACCAAGTGCTTTACACGGGCAACTCGGGAACGACAACACGTTTGCTCGCTGGATTGTTAGGTGGTGTTGGCATACAAAGCGTGTTATCAGGCGATTTTTCAATTGGCAAACGACCAATGGGGCGTATTTTGACACCGTTGCAACAAATGAATATTGATATTTCAGGTGTTGATGGAGACTATACACCATTAATTATTCAACCAAGTTCTGTTAAAGGCATTCACTATCAAATGCCTGTCGCAAGTGCACAAGTCAAAAGTGCAATCTTATTCGCTGGATTGTTTGCTGATGAAGAAACTGTCATAGATGAAATCGATCTCTCACGTAATCATACAGAAACAATGTTTGCGCACTACGGTATTCCGATTGAAACTGACTCTTTACAAGTGTCCCTCCCTTCACGTGGTATCGATCACATTGAACAAGCTGATTTTTATGTGCCGGGAGATATCTCATCAGCTGCTTTCTTTATTGTTGCTGGTTTAATGATTCCTGGCAGTGATATTACAATACATCATGTTGGCATTAATCCAACACGAGATGGTATTCTAGAAGTTGTCAAAAAGATGGGTGGGAACCTTACTATTTTCAATGTTACTGAAGGGCCTGAACCGACCGCATCTATCCGTGTACAATATACACCTACTTTGAAAAGTACTGAAATCAGTGGAAACTTGATTCCTAGATGTATTGATGAACTACCTATCATTGCATTACTCTGTACACAAGCCCAAGGTTCAAGTATTATAAAAAATGCTGAAGAATTAAAGGTAAAAGAAACCAATCGCATTGACACAACGGCAAATGAATTAAACAAGCTCGGTTTAGCACTCGAACCTACGGAAGATGGTCTTATTATTCATCCATCCTCAATCACAAAAGTGGCTAAACTCGATAGTCATACAGACCATCGTATCGGTATGATGTTGGCAATTGCTTCAATCTTGTCACAAGAAAAGTATCATATTGAGCGATTTGACAGTGTCAATGTGTCATTTCCTGGCTTCTTAAATGTCTTAAAACAATTAGAAAATGAGGGATAA